A single region of the Xiphias gladius isolate SHS-SW01 ecotype Sanya breed wild chromosome 17, ASM1685928v1, whole genome shotgun sequence genome encodes:
- the amot gene encoding angiomotin isoform X1 produces MFRKKASSSLRMRRITETARWSVDRGRSLSFHEVRDQREAEMRATAEESSNSNNTVGGGGGGGSTVLQRLLQEQMNRNYVLQQQQQQQQQGGGGGGTAGGGGGGYSGQGQGQVGPSDDHSMTPHIARQEPQGQELQTDNGLEKMGSTRVGGGGGSSGGGGGLGTGGGGGGSNGGGGSGQGQCPNPEDLPTYEEAKVQSQYFRGHGPPPQPQQQNNQPQQPPLPASVGAAFYVTGVTSAKVRTEGRPTVQRVSGAGKVHQDDGLKDLKQGHVRSLSERLMQLSLATSGVKAHAPITSAPLSPQLPPPGPPGDYYKPQHRGPPPDYPFKGMGSPSKQQEPGGHFYQEQRGREHSREVLPVRYQPPPEYGSFRSSKEGSVHSQRPLHQHSPTSSVTSVGSLSRAQSSTLSSMLSASQSSHASFPHQHPQSQGEPFPSMVPRSPQSPSSHHAGEPFTLGPIHPPLQRGHGFPHDPYGSTSRMHHQQQHHQYQQQQQQQLQAPASPQLQLPVQGGHFLQPHSYSHLQGEPFAMMARAHQMVDVLTEENRLLRQEMEACRDKVTKLHKLETEIQLVSEAYENLAKSSSKREALEKTMRNKLELEVRRLHDFNRDLRERMETANKQLAAKECDGSEDNRKTISQLLTQNKETLREKEKLEMELNALRSTTEDQRRHIEIRDQALNNAQAKVVKLEEELKKKQVYVEKVERMQQALAQLQAACEKREQLEHRLRTRLERELESLRMQQRQGGSQSSGAVPSEYNATVLMEHLREKEERILALEADMTKWEQKYLEESVMRQFALDAAASVATQRDTSATVISHSPSSSYDTSVEARIQKEEEEILMANRRCLDMESRIKNLHAQIIEKDAMIKVLHQRSRKEPIKSDLPSAMRPSKSLMSISNTGSGGSGLLSHSLGLSSSPITEERKDTSWKGSLGVLLGPEFRTESLRTESISSSPSPVLPSTPMTAGHSKTGSRDSCTQTEKGQSQDTSKPSTPALQSMTLPARLSSPSPIYIPDRIADVAVFHSSTLERRLPVQSHPQQQPPPPTPSTQQEVDNDMVEILI; encoded by the exons ATGTTTCGCAAAAAAGCATCTTCCTCCTTGAGAATGAGAAGAATAACAGAAACCGCTAGAT GGAGTGTGGACCGTGGGCGGAGCTTGTCCTTCCATGAGGTGCGTGACCAGCGTGAGGCAGAGATGAGGGCAACAGCTGAGGAGTCgtcaaacagcaacaacactgTGGGAGGCGGAGGAGGTGGCGGCAGCACTGTCCTGCAGCGCCTCCTACAGGAGCAGATGAACCGGAATTATGttctgcaacagcagcagcaacaacaacaacaaggaggaggaggtggaggaacagcagggggagggggaggaggttACTcgggacagggacagggacaggtaGGCCCCTCTGATGATCACTCTATGACCCCCCACATCGCCCGCCAGGAGCCCCAGGGACAGGAGCTGCAAACGGATAATGGCCTGGAGAAAATGGGATCCACCAGAgtaggaggagggggtgggagcagtggagggggaggaggtttagggactggaggaggaggaggcggcagCAATGGAGGTGGTGGGAGTGGCCAAGGGCAATGCCCGAACCCTGAGGATCTCCCTACGTATGAAGAGGCCAAAGTTCAGTCACAATACTTCCGTGGCCAtggtcctcctcctcagcctcagcAGCAGAACAACCAGCCCCAGCAGCCTCCCCTCCCAGCTTCGGTGGGTGCCGCCTTCTATGTCACTGGGGTGACCAGCGCCAAGGTGCGCACTGAGGGTCGCCCGACTGTGCAACGAGTGAGTGGTGCAGGGAAGGTGCACCAGGATGATGGGCTGAAAGATCTGAAGCAAGGGCATGTTCGGTCTCTCAGTGAACGACTTATGCAGCTCTCTCTGGCCACCAGTGGCGTGAAGGCCCATGCTCCCATCACCagtgctcctctctctccccagctGCCCCCTCCAGGGCCGCCAGGTGACTACTACAAGCCGCAGCATCGCGGCCCCCCTCCAGACTACCCCTTCAAAGGAATGGGTTCACCTTCGAAGCAGCAGGAGCCTGGAGGCCATTTTTACcaggagcagagagggagggagcacTCAAGGGAGGTACTCCCTGTCCGATACCAGCCCCCACCTGAGTACGGCTCGTTCAG GTCCAGTAAGGAGGGTTCGGTTCACTCCCAGAGGCCCCTTCACCAGCACAGTCCCACCTCCTCTGTCACCTCTGTGGGCTCCTTGTCCCGTGCTCAGTCCTCCACCCTCAGCAGCATGCTTAGCGCCTCCCAGTCCTCCCATGCCTCCTTCCCCCACCAGCACCCCCAGAGCCAGGGAGAGCCCTTCCCCAGCATGGTGCCCCGTAGTCCACAGAGTCCTAGCTCCCACCATGCAGGGGAGCCCTTCACCCTGGGGCCCATTCACCCACCCCTACAGAGAGGTCATGGTTTCCCACATGACCCCTATGGCTCCACTTCGAGGATgcaccatcagcagcagcatcatcagtatcaacaacaacagcagcagcagctccaagCACCGGCATCTCCCCAGCTCCAGCTGCCGGTGCAGGGTGGACATTTCCTGCAGCCGCACTCCTACTCCCACCTGCAGGGGGAACCCTTTGCTATGATGGCGCGTGCCCACCAGATGGTGGATGTGCTGACGGAGGAGAACAGGCTGCTGAGGCAGGAAATGGAGGCCTGCCGAGATAAAGTCACCAAATTGCATAAG TTGGAAACAGAGATCCAGTTGGTGTCAGAGGCCTATGAAAACCTCGCCAAGTCTTCCTCCAAGAGGGAGGCTCTGGAGAAAACCATGAGGAACaagctggagctggaggtgcGCCGTCTGCACGACTTCAACAGGGACCTTCGAG AGCGCATGGAGACGGCCAATAAGCAGCTTGCTGCTAAAGAGTGTGATGGCTCAGAGGACAACCGAAAAACCATCTCCCAGCTGCTCACACAGA ACAAAGAAACGCTGCGTGAAAAGGAGAAGCTGGAGATGGAGCTGAATGCCCTACGCTCCACCACTGAGGATCAGAGGAGACACATTGAGATCAGAGACCAGGCACTCAACAACGCCCAGGCCAAAGTAGTCAAGTTGGAGGAGGAG ctgaaGAAGAAGCAGGTTTACGTGGAAAAGGTGGAGAGGATGCAGCAGGCTCTGGCTCAGCTCCAGGCAGCCtgtgaaaagagagaacaacTCGAGCACCGACTCCGTACAAGACTGGAAAGAGAGCTGGAGTCGCTACGCATGCAGCAG CGTCAGGGAGGCTCTCAAAGCAGTGGTGCGGTCCCATCCGAGTACAATGCCACAGTGTTGATGGAGCACCTGAGGGAGAAGGAAGAGCGGATCCTGGCTCTGGAGGCCGACATGACTAAGTGGGAGCAAAAGTACTTGGAGGAGAGTGTGATGAGGCAGTTTGCCCTGGATGCTGCCGCCTCTGTTGCCACTCAGAG GGATACATCTGCAACAGTGATAAGCCACTCTCCTAGCAGCAGCTACGATACGTCAGTGGAGGCTCGAATccagaaggaggaagaagagattCTCATGGCCAATCGGCGCTGTTTGGACATGGAAAGCAG GATAAAGAATCTCCATGCACAAATCATAGAAAAGGATGCCATGATCAAAGTTCTCCACCAGCGTTCGAGGAAGGAGCCAATCAAGTCAGATCTGCCATCTGCTATGAGGCCCTCCAAGTCCCTGATGTCCATATCTAACACTGGCTCCGGTGGTTCAGGACTGCTCTCTCACAGCCTGGGACTCAGTAGCTCGCCCATCACCGAAGAGCGCAAGGACACCAGCTGGAAAGGCAGTCTAG GGGTTCTGCTGGGTCCTGAGTTTCGCACAGAGTCTCTCAGGACGGAGTCAATCTCATCATCCCCCTCCCCAGTGCTTCCTTCCACTCCGATGACTGCAGGCCACTCAAAGACAGGCAGCAGGGACAGCTGCACACAGACCGAAAAGGGCCAGAGTCAGGACACCAGCAAGCCCAGCACTCCAGCCCTTCAGAGCATGACGCTGCCTGCCCGCCTATCCAGTCCCAGCCCCATCTACATCCCTGACCGCATAGCAG ATGTGGCAGTGTTTCATAGCAGCACCCTGGAGCGGAGGCTCCCTGTCCAGTCCCACCCACAGCAACAGCCCCCCCCACCAACCCCATCCACCCAACAGGAAGTGGACAACGACATGGTGGAGATCCTCATCTAA
- the amot gene encoding angiomotin isoform X2: MRATAEESSNSNNTVGGGGGGGSTVLQRLLQEQMNRNYVLQQQQQQQQQGGGGGGTAGGGGGGYSGQGQGQVGPSDDHSMTPHIARQEPQGQELQTDNGLEKMGSTRVGGGGGSSGGGGGLGTGGGGGGSNGGGGSGQGQCPNPEDLPTYEEAKVQSQYFRGHGPPPQPQQQNNQPQQPPLPASVGAAFYVTGVTSAKVRTEGRPTVQRVSGAGKVHQDDGLKDLKQGHVRSLSERLMQLSLATSGVKAHAPITSAPLSPQLPPPGPPGDYYKPQHRGPPPDYPFKGMGSPSKQQEPGGHFYQEQRGREHSREVLPVRYQPPPEYGSFRSSKEGSVHSQRPLHQHSPTSSVTSVGSLSRAQSSTLSSMLSASQSSHASFPHQHPQSQGEPFPSMVPRSPQSPSSHHAGEPFTLGPIHPPLQRGHGFPHDPYGSTSRMHHQQQHHQYQQQQQQQLQAPASPQLQLPVQGGHFLQPHSYSHLQGEPFAMMARAHQMVDVLTEENRLLRQEMEACRDKVTKLHKLETEIQLVSEAYENLAKSSSKREALEKTMRNKLELEVRRLHDFNRDLRERMETANKQLAAKECDGSEDNRKTISQLLTQNKETLREKEKLEMELNALRSTTEDQRRHIEIRDQALNNAQAKVVKLEEELKKKQVYVEKVERMQQALAQLQAACEKREQLEHRLRTRLERELESLRMQQRQGGSQSSGAVPSEYNATVLMEHLREKEERILALEADMTKWEQKYLEESVMRQFALDAAASVATQRDTSATVISHSPSSSYDTSVEARIQKEEEEILMANRRCLDMESRIKNLHAQIIEKDAMIKVLHQRSRKEPIKSDLPSAMRPSKSLMSISNTGSGGSGLLSHSLGLSSSPITEERKDTSWKGSLGVLLGPEFRTESLRTESISSSPSPVLPSTPMTAGHSKTGSRDSCTQTEKGQSQDTSKPSTPALQSMTLPARLSSPSPIYIPDRIADVAVFHSSTLERRLPVQSHPQQQPPPPTPSTQQEVDNDMVEILI; this comes from the exons ATGAGGGCAACAGCTGAGGAGTCgtcaaacagcaacaacactgTGGGAGGCGGAGGAGGTGGCGGCAGCACTGTCCTGCAGCGCCTCCTACAGGAGCAGATGAACCGGAATTATGttctgcaacagcagcagcaacaacaacaacaaggaggaggaggtggaggaacagcagggggagggggaggaggttACTcgggacagggacagggacaggtaGGCCCCTCTGATGATCACTCTATGACCCCCCACATCGCCCGCCAGGAGCCCCAGGGACAGGAGCTGCAAACGGATAATGGCCTGGAGAAAATGGGATCCACCAGAgtaggaggagggggtgggagcagtggagggggaggaggtttagggactggaggaggaggaggcggcagCAATGGAGGTGGTGGGAGTGGCCAAGGGCAATGCCCGAACCCTGAGGATCTCCCTACGTATGAAGAGGCCAAAGTTCAGTCACAATACTTCCGTGGCCAtggtcctcctcctcagcctcagcAGCAGAACAACCAGCCCCAGCAGCCTCCCCTCCCAGCTTCGGTGGGTGCCGCCTTCTATGTCACTGGGGTGACCAGCGCCAAGGTGCGCACTGAGGGTCGCCCGACTGTGCAACGAGTGAGTGGTGCAGGGAAGGTGCACCAGGATGATGGGCTGAAAGATCTGAAGCAAGGGCATGTTCGGTCTCTCAGTGAACGACTTATGCAGCTCTCTCTGGCCACCAGTGGCGTGAAGGCCCATGCTCCCATCACCagtgctcctctctctccccagctGCCCCCTCCAGGGCCGCCAGGTGACTACTACAAGCCGCAGCATCGCGGCCCCCCTCCAGACTACCCCTTCAAAGGAATGGGTTCACCTTCGAAGCAGCAGGAGCCTGGAGGCCATTTTTACcaggagcagagagggagggagcacTCAAGGGAGGTACTCCCTGTCCGATACCAGCCCCCACCTGAGTACGGCTCGTTCAG GTCCAGTAAGGAGGGTTCGGTTCACTCCCAGAGGCCCCTTCACCAGCACAGTCCCACCTCCTCTGTCACCTCTGTGGGCTCCTTGTCCCGTGCTCAGTCCTCCACCCTCAGCAGCATGCTTAGCGCCTCCCAGTCCTCCCATGCCTCCTTCCCCCACCAGCACCCCCAGAGCCAGGGAGAGCCCTTCCCCAGCATGGTGCCCCGTAGTCCACAGAGTCCTAGCTCCCACCATGCAGGGGAGCCCTTCACCCTGGGGCCCATTCACCCACCCCTACAGAGAGGTCATGGTTTCCCACATGACCCCTATGGCTCCACTTCGAGGATgcaccatcagcagcagcatcatcagtatcaacaacaacagcagcagcagctccaagCACCGGCATCTCCCCAGCTCCAGCTGCCGGTGCAGGGTGGACATTTCCTGCAGCCGCACTCCTACTCCCACCTGCAGGGGGAACCCTTTGCTATGATGGCGCGTGCCCACCAGATGGTGGATGTGCTGACGGAGGAGAACAGGCTGCTGAGGCAGGAAATGGAGGCCTGCCGAGATAAAGTCACCAAATTGCATAAG TTGGAAACAGAGATCCAGTTGGTGTCAGAGGCCTATGAAAACCTCGCCAAGTCTTCCTCCAAGAGGGAGGCTCTGGAGAAAACCATGAGGAACaagctggagctggaggtgcGCCGTCTGCACGACTTCAACAGGGACCTTCGAG AGCGCATGGAGACGGCCAATAAGCAGCTTGCTGCTAAAGAGTGTGATGGCTCAGAGGACAACCGAAAAACCATCTCCCAGCTGCTCACACAGA ACAAAGAAACGCTGCGTGAAAAGGAGAAGCTGGAGATGGAGCTGAATGCCCTACGCTCCACCACTGAGGATCAGAGGAGACACATTGAGATCAGAGACCAGGCACTCAACAACGCCCAGGCCAAAGTAGTCAAGTTGGAGGAGGAG ctgaaGAAGAAGCAGGTTTACGTGGAAAAGGTGGAGAGGATGCAGCAGGCTCTGGCTCAGCTCCAGGCAGCCtgtgaaaagagagaacaacTCGAGCACCGACTCCGTACAAGACTGGAAAGAGAGCTGGAGTCGCTACGCATGCAGCAG CGTCAGGGAGGCTCTCAAAGCAGTGGTGCGGTCCCATCCGAGTACAATGCCACAGTGTTGATGGAGCACCTGAGGGAGAAGGAAGAGCGGATCCTGGCTCTGGAGGCCGACATGACTAAGTGGGAGCAAAAGTACTTGGAGGAGAGTGTGATGAGGCAGTTTGCCCTGGATGCTGCCGCCTCTGTTGCCACTCAGAG GGATACATCTGCAACAGTGATAAGCCACTCTCCTAGCAGCAGCTACGATACGTCAGTGGAGGCTCGAATccagaaggaggaagaagagattCTCATGGCCAATCGGCGCTGTTTGGACATGGAAAGCAG GATAAAGAATCTCCATGCACAAATCATAGAAAAGGATGCCATGATCAAAGTTCTCCACCAGCGTTCGAGGAAGGAGCCAATCAAGTCAGATCTGCCATCTGCTATGAGGCCCTCCAAGTCCCTGATGTCCATATCTAACACTGGCTCCGGTGGTTCAGGACTGCTCTCTCACAGCCTGGGACTCAGTAGCTCGCCCATCACCGAAGAGCGCAAGGACACCAGCTGGAAAGGCAGTCTAG GGGTTCTGCTGGGTCCTGAGTTTCGCACAGAGTCTCTCAGGACGGAGTCAATCTCATCATCCCCCTCCCCAGTGCTTCCTTCCACTCCGATGACTGCAGGCCACTCAAAGACAGGCAGCAGGGACAGCTGCACACAGACCGAAAAGGGCCAGAGTCAGGACACCAGCAAGCCCAGCACTCCAGCCCTTCAGAGCATGACGCTGCCTGCCCGCCTATCCAGTCCCAGCCCCATCTACATCCCTGACCGCATAGCAG ATGTGGCAGTGTTTCATAGCAGCACCCTGGAGCGGAGGCTCCCTGTCCAGTCCCACCCACAGCAACAGCCCCCCCCACCAACCCCATCCACCCAACAGGAAGTGGACAACGACATGGTGGAGATCCTCATCTAA